The Armatimonadia bacterium genome contains a region encoding:
- the secG gene encoding preprotein translocase subunit SecG, which translates to MGTHVFTVPEMIFGIISLISGIALVLSVMFQTTKAEGFSAAMGSGSETRFKPGSREEWLYKITRVSAVIWILSLAIMTAMYYRIQG; encoded by the coding sequence GTGGGCACACATGTCTTTACCGTCCCTGAGATGATCTTCGGCATCATCTCCCTGATCAGTGGCATCGCACTGGTCCTTTCGGTCATGTTCCAGACCACCAAGGCGGAGGGCTTCTCCGCTGCCATGGGCAGCGGCTCTGAGACGCGCTTCAAGCCGGGCAGCCGCGAGGAATGGCTCTACAAGATCACCCGTGTGAGCGCCGTGATCTGGATCCTCTCCCTCGCCATCATGACCGCCATGTACTACCGCATTCAGGGCTAG